A genomic window from Balaenoptera acutorostrata chromosome 20, mBalAcu1.1, whole genome shotgun sequence includes:
- the WSB1 gene encoding WD repeat and SOCS box-containing protein 1: MASFPPRVNEKEIVRSRTIGELLAPAAPFDKKCGRENWTVAFAPDGSYFAWSQGHRAVKLVPWSQCLKNFLLHGTKNITNSSSLRLSRQNSDGGQKNKPREHIIDCGDIVWSLAFGSSVPEKQSRCVNIEWHRFRFGQDQLLLATGLNNGRIKIWDVYTGKLLLNLVDHTEVVRDLTFAPDGSLILVSASRDKTLRVWDLKDDGNMMKVLRGHQNWVYSCAFSPDSSMLCSVGASKAVFLWNMDKYTMIRKLEGHHHDVVACDFSPDGALLATASYDTRVYIWDPHTGDILMEFGHLFPPPTPIFAGGANDRWVRSVSFSHDGLHVASLADDKMVRFWRIDEDYPVQVAPLSNGLCCAFSTDGSVLAAGTHDGSVYFWATPRQVPSLQHLCRMSIRRVMPTQEVQELPIPSKVLEFLSYRV, translated from the exons tgaGATCACGTACTATAGGTGAACTTTTAGCTCCTGCGGCTCCTTTTGACAAGAAATGTGGTCGTGAAAATTGGACTGTTGCTTTTGCTCCAGATGGTTCATACTTTGCTTGGTCACAAGGACATCGTGCAGTAAAGCTTGTTCCGTGGTCCCAGTGCCTTAAGAACTT TCTCTTGCATGGCACCAAGAATATCACCAATTCAAGCAGTTTAAGATTGTCAAGACAAAACAGTGATGGTGGTCAAAAAAATAAGCCTCGTGAACATATTATAGACTGTGGCGATATAGTCTGGAGTCTTGCTTTTGGATCTTCAGTTCCAGAAAAACAGAGTCGCTGTGTAAACATAGAATGGCATCGATTCAGATTTGGACAAGATCAGCTACTCCTTGCCACAGGGTTAAACAATGGGCGTATCAAAATATGGGATGTATATACAG GAAAACTCCTCCTTAACTTGGTAGATCATACTGAAGTGGTCAGAGATTTAACTTTTGCTCCAGATGGGAGCTTGATCCTGGTGTCAGCTTCAAGAGACAAAACTCTGAGAGTGTGGGACCTGAAAGATGATG GAAACATGATGAAAGTATTGAGGGGCCATCAGAACTGGGTGTACAGCTGTGCATTCTCTCCTGACTCTTCTATGCTGTGTTCAGTGGGAGCCAGTAAAGCA GTTTTCCTTTGGAATATGGATAAATATACCATGATACGGAAACTAGAAGGACATCACCATGATGTTGTAGCTTGTGACTTTTCTCCTGATGGAGCATTACTGGCTACGGCATCTTATGATACTCGAGTTTATATCTGGGATCCACACACTGGAGACATTCTGATGGAATTTGG GCACCtgtttcccccacccactccAATATTTGCTGGAGGAGCAAATGACCGATGGGTACGATCTGTCTCGTTTAGTCATGACGGACTGCATGTTGCAAGCCTTGCTGATGATAA AATGGTGAGGTTCTGGAGAATTGATGAGGATTATCCAGTGCAAGTTGCACCTTTGAGCAATGGTCTTTGCTGTGCCTTTTCTACTGATGGCAGTGTTTTAGCTGCTGG GACACATGATGGAAGTGTGTATTTTTGGGCCACTCCAAGGCAAGTCCCTAGCCTCCAACATTTATGTCGCATGTCAATCCGGAGAGTGATGCCCACCCAAGAAGTCCAGGAGCTGCCGATTCCTTCCAAAGTTTTAGAGTTCCTCTCCTACCGTGTGTAG